A genomic segment from Glycine max cultivar Williams 82 chromosome 1, Glycine_max_v4.0, whole genome shotgun sequence encodes:
- the LOC100791546 gene encoding uncharacterized protein has translation MESLEERVFMFMDEQYYFSNSNESELHMHHHPSVSVENISWENNTDFDDSPERTLYWKSQIALLQEILERYHLSGSKLRREVGRIIKEVKASDFCSCLKANSWDCTTCLRRRVVDGLCRTGFSTNLCISKWETTKKFPGGCHEYIEVIANTSTMKKIHFLVELELKEQFQIAKASENYQNLESCLPEFYIGKPEYLTAIVRVMCNAAKKSMKEKKMHVGPWRKSSFMQMKWSGFNQICNSNKSLGSVTTYSHAQTNQSYLRISGAPTPVLVT, from the exons ATGGAGAGCCTGGAAGAAAGAGTGTTTATGTTCATGGatgaacaatattatttttccaaTTCCAATGAATCAGAGCTGCATATGCATCATCATCCCTCTGTGTCTGTGGAGAACATATCGTGGGAAAACAACACCGACTTCGATGACTCACCCGAGAGAACTTTGTATTGGAAATCTCAGATCGCACTGCTTCAG GAAATTTTAGAGCGATACCATTTAAGTGGATCAAAATTGAGACGAGAGGTTGGTCGAATCATAAAAGAGGTGAAAGCTTCGGATTTTTGCAGCTGTTTGAAGGCTAACTCTTGGGATTGCACCACCTGTTTGAGAAGACGAGTGGTTGATGGGCTCTGCCGAACAGGATTCAGtaccaacctttgcatttcaaaaTGGGAAACCACAAAAAAGTTTCCAGGAG GCTGTCACGAGTATATTGAGGTGATTGCAAACACATCAACAATGAAGAAGATTCATTTTCTGGTGGAATTGGAATTGAAGGAGCAGTTTCAGATTGCAAAAGCAAGTGAAAATTACCAGAATCTAGAGTCCTGTTTGCCAGAATTTTATATTGGAAAACCGGAATACTTAACTGCCATTGTTCGAGTTATGTGCAATGCTGCAAAGAAATcaatgaaggaaaagaaaatgcacGTGGGTCCGTGGAGGAAGAGCAGCTTCATGCAAATGAAGTGGTCAGGATTCAATCAAATATGCAATTCTAATAAATCCTTGGGTTCAGTTACAACATATTCCCATGCACAAACAAATCAGTCTTACCTCAGAATTTCAGGAGCTCCTACACCTGTGCTAGTCACCtga
- the LOC100803550 gene encoding ethylene-responsive transcription factor ERF020, whose amino-acid sequence MRSSSSAKKLKGVRRRKWGKWVSEIRVPGTQGRLWLGTYATQEAAAVAHDVAVYCLRRPSSLDKLNFPETLSSFSLQLRDMSPRSVQKVASDIGMDVDARNILAGKTSTVVAETNYESDERSRTVCDVDGGGADEHSDVFRWDAVGNEDGGSWHGSGGDCKERDQALSISIEDYLELS is encoded by the coding sequence ATGAGGAGTAGTAGTTCAGCCAAGAAGTTGAAGGGAGTTCGGCGTCGGAAATGGGGAAAGTGGGTGTCGGAGATTCGTGTTCCGGGCACGCAAGGGCGTCTCTGGTTGGGAACCTACGCCACGCAGGAGGCTGCCGCGGTTGCTCACGACGTTGCCGTTTACTGTCTGAGGAGGCCTTCTTCGTTGGACAAACTTAACTTCCCCGAGACCTTGTCTTCGTTCAGCCTTCAGCTCAGGGACATGTCTCCGAGGTCTGTGCAGAAGGTGGCTTCCGATATTGGCATGGACGTTGATGCCAGAAACATTCTTGCTGGTAAAACTTCAACGGTGGTGGCGGAAACTAATTACGAGAGTGATGAGAGGAGTAGAACTGTGTGTGATGTTGATGGAGGTGGTGCTGATGAGCATTCTGATGTGTTTCGGTGGGATGCTGTGGGGAATGAGGATGGAGGGTCTTGGCATGGAAGTGGTGGAGATTGTAAAGAAAGGGATCAGGCCTTGAGCATTTCCATTGAAGATTATCTTGAGCTgtcttag
- the LOC100791021 gene encoding Rieske (2Fe-2S) domain-containing protein yields the protein MAANLLPLSISCSSKTHILCLPSPPKPLFLCRHSLLRYRSTPRLTCKAAQVSVAEESSASGDNWVPVVPLSALPKGERRVIIQDGETILLLWYKDQVFAIENRSPAEGAYTEGLLNAKLTQDGCIVCPSTDSTFDLRTGDIKEWYPKNPVLRVLTPALRKLFIYPVKTDEQNIYISIRGGVRSDASAEIVFSGKAQPGFTATDVNVDEVKMIVDEDQEGFGFTGKNEIINGRAAVIGFLLLLDFELLTGKGLLKGTGFLDFLYSVTNAFN from the exons ATGGCCGCAAACCTTTTACCCctttcaatttcatgctcctctAAAACCCACATTCTCTGTCTTCCCTCCCCTCCCAAACCCCTCTTTCTCTGCCGCCACTCTCTGCTCCGTTACCGTTCCACTCCGCGACTCACATGTAAGGCAGCCCAAGTTTCGGTCGCCGAAGAGTCGTCGGCGTCCGGCGACAACTGGGTTCCGGTGGTGCCTCTGTCTGCTCTGCCGAAGGGGGAGCGGCGCGTGATCATTCAGGACGGCGAGACCATACTGCTGCTTTGGTACAAAGACCAAGTTTTCGCTATTGAGAATAGGTCCCCTGCTGAAGGCGCCTATACTGAAGGCTTGCTCAATGCCAAGCTCACCCAG GATGGGTGCATAGTTTGCCCATCAACTGATAGCACATTTGATCTGCGAACGGGAGATATCAAGGAATGGTATCCAAAAAATCCTGTTCTGAGAGTTCTCACGCCCGCTTTGAGGAAACTCTTTATCTATCCTGTGAAAACAGATGAACAGAATATTTATATCAGCATAAGAGGAGGTGTGAGATCTGATGCTTCTGCTGAAATTGTCTTTAGTGGGAAGGCTCAACCTGGTTTTACAGCAACTGATGTCAATGTTGATGAG GTTAAAATGATCGTTGATGAGGATCAAGAGGGATTTGGTTTTACTGGGAAGAACGAAATAATAAACGGGAGAGCAGCTGTTATTGGTTTCCTCCTGTTGTTGGATTTTGAGCTTTTAACAGGTAAGGGTCTTTTAAAGGGGACAGGCTTCTTGGACTTCTTATACTCCGTCACTAATGCTTTCAATTAG